In Pseudomonas sp. MTM4, one genomic interval encodes:
- the tsaA gene encoding tRNA (N6-threonylcarbamoyladenosine(37)-N6)-methyltransferase TrmO, whose translation MSYSVSPIGFIRSCFKEKFAIPRQPQLAPAARGVLELLPPFDQAHAIEGLEQVSHVWLLFLFHQTLEAEPRLRVRPPRLGGNRMVGVFATRSTHRPNGIGQSVVRLEGIAPGRLQLSGIDLLDGTPVLDIKPYVPYADAITNAYNGLATDAPEPITVHWTEASLQQARSEALRLGEPLQELIEQCLAQDPRPAYQTPSPARRYGTRLWDIDVRWHYPDPASITVLEVTRVPH comes from the coding sequence ATGTCCTATTCCGTATCGCCCATTGGTTTCATCCGCTCCTGCTTCAAGGAGAAGTTCGCCATTCCTCGGCAGCCGCAACTGGCGCCCGCGGCACGTGGCGTTCTTGAGTTGCTGCCGCCGTTCGACCAGGCCCATGCGATCGAAGGCCTCGAACAGGTCAGTCACGTCTGGCTGCTATTTCTCTTCCATCAGACGCTGGAAGCCGAGCCACGCCTGCGGGTACGTCCGCCGCGACTAGGTGGCAACCGTATGGTGGGCGTCTTTGCGACCCGTTCCACGCACCGCCCGAATGGGATTGGACAATCGGTGGTCAGGCTGGAAGGGATCGCACCTGGCCGTCTGCAGCTGTCGGGAATCGATCTGCTGGACGGCACGCCGGTGCTGGATATCAAACCTTACGTGCCGTATGCCGATGCAATCACCAATGCGTACAACGGCTTGGCGACCGATGCGCCGGAGCCGATAACCGTGCACTGGACCGAGGCGAGTCTGCAACAGGCCCGTAGCGAAGCCCTGCGGTTGGGCGAGCCGCTGCAGGAGTTGATCGAACAGTGTCTGGCTCAGGACCCGAGACCGGCCTATCAGACGCCTTCACCGGCACGCCGTTACGGCACGCGCCTGTGGGACATCGATGTGCGCTGGCACTACCCTGATCCGGCGTCCATCACCGTGCTGGAAGTGACCCGGGTACCGCACTAG
- a CDS encoding LEA type 2 family protein, which yields MLCHSLIRRISRAVVLLGLLSGLAGCSTWFSGDFKDPRVQLTDVEIIKARLLEQQFMLRFRIDNPNEQSLPVRGLIYRVHLNDIELASGESSGWTTVPGHGFDYYEVPIHTNLWRHMKYIVRLLEKPDRPIAYRLDGELKTGLMLGRRVHISTNGEIIPGNFIPE from the coding sequence ATGCTTTGCCACTCACTTATAAGAAGAATATCGAGAGCAGTGGTTTTGCTGGGTCTGCTGTCTGGCCTTGCGGGTTGTTCGACCTGGTTCAGCGGCGATTTCAAAGATCCTCGGGTTCAGCTTACCGATGTTGAGATCATCAAGGCGAGACTCCTTGAGCAGCAGTTCATGCTGCGTTTTCGCATCGACAATCCCAATGAGCAGAGCCTACCTGTACGTGGCCTGATCTATAGAGTTCATCTCAACGACATTGAGCTGGCGAGCGGCGAGTCCAGCGGCTGGACGACAGTTCCCGGTCATGGCTTCGACTACTACGAAGTGCCCATCCACACCAATCTCTGGCGGCATATGAAGTACATCGTGCGCTTGCTCGAGAAGCCGGATCGGCCGATCGCCTATCGTCTGGATGGTGAGCTGAAAACTGGTTTGATGCTCGGGCGACGCGTGCACATCTCCACCAATGGCGAGATAATCCCCGGCAACTTTATCCCGGAGTAG
- a CDS encoding TetR/AcrR family transcriptional regulator: MAQSETVERILDAAEQLFAEKGFAETSLRLITSKAGVNLAAVNYHFGSKKALIQAVFSRFLGPFCVSLERELDRREAQSDRKESLEELLEILVEQALAVTPRSGDDLSIFMRLLGLSFSQSQGHLRRYLEDMYGKVFRRYMMRVHEAAPSIPPIELFWRVHFMLGAAAFSMSGIKALRAIAENDFGARTSIEQVMRMMVPFLAAGMRADSGVDDPDLAQAHAIARRNALAMPAKS, encoded by the coding sequence ATGGCGCAGTCTGAAACAGTGGAGCGTATTCTTGACGCAGCGGAACAGTTATTCGCTGAGAAAGGCTTCGCCGAGACTTCGCTTCGTCTTATCACCAGTAAGGCCGGGGTGAATCTGGCTGCGGTGAACTACCACTTCGGTTCGAAGAAGGCCCTGATCCAGGCGGTCTTCTCGCGTTTTCTCGGCCCGTTCTGTGTGAGTCTCGAGCGTGAGTTGGACAGGCGTGAAGCCCAGTCCGACAGAAAGGAAAGTCTCGAAGAGCTGCTGGAGATCCTCGTCGAGCAGGCGCTGGCGGTGACGCCGCGCAGTGGCGACGACCTGTCGATCTTCATGCGCCTGTTGGGCCTGTCCTTCAGCCAGAGCCAGGGCCACCTGCGGCGATACCTCGAAGATATGTATGGCAAGGTCTTCCGTCGCTACATGATGCGGGTGCATGAGGCTGCCCCTTCGATTCCGCCGATCGAACTGTTCTGGCGCGTACATTTCATGCTCGGCGCGGCGGCGTTCAGCATGTCGGGCATCAAGGCGCTGAGGGCGATAGCCGAGAACGACTTCGGTGCCAGAACGTCCATCGAGCAGGTCATGCGGATGATGGTTCCGTTTCTGGCGGCCGGTATGCGAGCTGATTCCGGCGTGGACGATCCCGACCTGGCGCAGGCTCACGCCATTGCCCGTCGCAATGCATTGGCAATGCCGGCCAAGAGTTGA
- a CDS encoding penicillin acylase family protein: protein MSLRLPFVLFRLTLGAALITGGLSGCQAYLDSRYSDSLPPSHGVQAITGLDKSVSIRRNTLGMPLIETATFHDALFGLGYVHATDRLSQMVSLRLIAEGRLAEMAGPGVLDIDRFMRAVDLRKSAAVLYRDASPRMKRFFEVYARGVNAYLFRHRDRLPMDLAAADYTPEYWKAEDSVLVFCLLNFGLAVNLQEEIASLVMAQKVGSDKLAWLMPVYPDEALPFEEAQKLKGLKLSGDIPGLAALDNAASQVASLNMLGVAASNNWAVSGSNTRSGKPLMANDTHLPLSLPSYWNFVQIRSPRFQAAGVTIAGVPAVVAGFNGKLGWGMTMVMGDNQDLFLEQVRREGGRLLYLADGKWVPARERHETFFVKGGRPQRETVYETRNGPLLNSVLGERKHPLQPLQLSSGYGLALKTTQFEGDRSLDAFFDLTRAQSVDQAFEAAREIRAAALNIVFADEQSTGWQVTGRYPNRREGLGLMPSPGWEGRYDWDGFADPMLHPYDQDPPRGWLATANQRTVAKGYGMQLSNSWFYPERGERIAELLAQGKQDSRSAIAMQYDQTTTFAAKLQTMLQAPGMVESLKTAIDTLAAPERDRAREALTSLLRFDGKLAANSADAALYAAFLTESARQTFLDELGPDTSAAWKGLVDIANTSYSAQADHLLGRDDSPFWDDLSTPLKEDKPAILARSLAAATKRMEAAQGLDRGAWRWGGLHSYTWQTGTTQLAPYMSASQRAGINAIANYLDRGPFAAGGDHSTLNVSAYRWGDNFDTWLIPAMRIIVDFGRDEPMMGLNSSGQSGNPASPHYADGIDAWLKGGYMSFPFKAENLDNVYGTQRLLLTPARQ from the coding sequence ATGTCTCTGCGTCTGCCGTTCGTTCTGTTTCGCCTGACTCTGGGCGCTGCATTGATCACTGGCGGCCTCAGCGGTTGTCAGGCCTACCTGGACAGTCGCTACAGCGACAGTCTTCCGCCCTCACATGGCGTCCAGGCAATTACCGGTCTGGACAAGAGCGTAAGTATTCGACGCAACACGCTGGGAATGCCGTTGATCGAGACGGCGACGTTCCACGATGCGTTGTTCGGCCTGGGTTATGTCCATGCCACTGATCGCTTGAGCCAGATGGTCAGCTTGCGTCTCATTGCTGAAGGGCGGCTTGCAGAGATGGCTGGGCCTGGTGTGCTGGATATCGATCGCTTCATGCGCGCTGTCGATCTTCGAAAAAGCGCTGCCGTGCTCTATCGCGATGCGTCGCCGCGCATGAAGCGCTTCTTCGAAGTCTATGCGCGAGGCGTCAATGCATACCTGTTCCGCCATCGCGACAGGCTGCCGATGGATCTGGCTGCCGCCGACTACACCCCTGAATATTGGAAAGCTGAGGACTCGGTGCTGGTGTTCTGCCTGCTGAATTTCGGCCTGGCGGTGAATCTGCAGGAAGAAATCGCGTCGCTGGTCATGGCGCAGAAAGTCGGCAGCGACAAGCTCGCTTGGCTGATGCCCGTCTATCCTGACGAGGCGCTGCCATTCGAAGAGGCCCAGAAGCTTAAGGGACTCAAGTTGAGTGGAGACATACCGGGACTTGCTGCGCTCGATAACGCTGCTTCCCAGGTTGCCTCACTGAACATGCTGGGTGTCGCCGCTTCGAACAACTGGGCCGTATCCGGCAGCAACACCCGCAGCGGCAAACCGCTGATGGCCAATGACACGCACCTGCCGTTGTCGTTGCCCTCTTACTGGAATTTCGTGCAGATCCGTTCGCCTAGATTCCAGGCTGCGGGGGTGACGATCGCAGGCGTGCCCGCCGTGGTCGCGGGCTTCAACGGCAAGCTCGGTTGGGGCATGACGATGGTCATGGGAGATAACCAGGATCTGTTTCTGGAGCAGGTACGCCGTGAGGGTGGCCGCTTGCTTTATCTCGCCGATGGTAAATGGGTGCCTGCCCGAGAGCGCCACGAGACTTTTTTCGTCAAAGGTGGACGGCCGCAGCGCGAGACAGTTTACGAGACCCGTAATGGCCCATTGCTGAACAGCGTACTGGGCGAGCGCAAGCATCCGTTGCAACCTTTGCAGCTGAGTAGCGGTTACGGGCTTGCGCTGAAAACCACGCAGTTCGAAGGCGATCGGTCGCTGGATGCGTTTTTCGACCTGACTCGCGCGCAATCGGTGGATCAAGCGTTCGAGGCGGCTCGTGAAATCCGTGCCGCGGCACTCAATATCGTTTTTGCCGATGAGCAGAGCACCGGCTGGCAGGTGACCGGGCGCTATCCCAATCGTCGCGAAGGCCTGGGTCTTATGCCGTCACCAGGTTGGGAGGGCCGCTACGACTGGGATGGCTTCGCCGATCCCATGCTGCACCCCTATGATCAGGACCCGCCACGAGGCTGGCTGGCGACTGCCAATCAGCGCACCGTCGCCAAAGGCTACGGCATGCAGTTATCAAACTCCTGGTTTTACCCGGAACGTGGCGAGCGCATTGCCGAGCTGCTTGCTCAGGGCAAACAGGACAGCCGCAGTGCAATCGCCATGCAATACGACCAGACCACGACCTTTGCTGCCAAGCTGCAAACGATGCTGCAGGCGCCAGGAATGGTCGAGTCGCTGAAAACCGCCATCGATACGCTCGCCGCACCTGAGCGAGACAGGGCGCGCGAGGCGCTTACGAGCCTTCTGAGGTTCGATGGTAAGCTCGCCGCAAACTCCGCCGACGCCGCTCTGTATGCCGCCTTCCTGACGGAGTCGGCGCGACAGACCTTCCTCGACGAACTCGGGCCGGACACCAGTGCTGCATGGAAGGGACTGGTGGATATCGCCAACACATCCTACTCGGCGCAGGCGGACCACTTGCTCGGTCGCGACGACAGCCCGTTCTGGGATGACCTGAGCACGCCGCTAAAAGAGGACAAACCCGCCATTCTGGCGCGCTCCCTGGCAGCGGCAACCAAACGCATGGAAGCCGCCCAGGGGCTGGATCGCGGTGCCTGGCGCTGGGGTGGCTTGCACAGCTACACCTGGCAAACCGGGACCACACAGCTGGCGCCCTACATGTCGGCCAGTCAGCGTGCTGGGATCAACGCCATCGCCAACTATCTCGACCGCGGCCCGTTCGCGGCGGGAGGCGATCACAGCACCCTGAACGTTTCGGCTTATCGCTGGGGCGACAACTTCGATACCTGGTTGATCCCGGCCATGCGCATCATCGTCGATTTCGGACGCGATGAACCGATGATGGGACTTAACAGCTCCGGTCAGTCAGGTAATCCGGCCAGCCCGCACTATGCCGACGGTATCGATGCGTGGTTGAAAGGCGGATACATGAGCTTTCCGTTCAAGGCCGAGAATCTGGACAACGTCTACGGTACTCAACGGCTATTGCTCACCCCGGCGCGCCAGTAG
- a CDS encoding L,D-transpeptidase — protein MSDLDLLHISIADQLLYGFSEGRLRLRLPVSTALNGAGERNGSGCTPRGLHRVRARIGEGLPADAVLRGRRWTGEVWSPELHDCYPGRDWILTRILWLSGCEPGYNRMGAVDTFRRYIYLHGTPDSEPMGVPLSHGCIRLRNADLLDLFPRVPAGCAVQIGEAACPDWSSATLN, from the coding sequence ATGTCTGATCTCGATTTACTCCATATCTCAATTGCCGACCAGCTGCTCTACGGATTTTCCGAAGGCAGGCTGCGCCTCAGGCTTCCCGTGTCGACCGCCCTTAATGGTGCGGGGGAACGCAACGGTTCCGGTTGTACGCCGCGTGGCCTTCACCGGGTGCGCGCGCGCATCGGCGAAGGATTGCCGGCCGACGCTGTTCTGCGTGGCCGCCGTTGGACTGGCGAGGTCTGGAGCCCGGAACTGCATGATTGCTACCCAGGACGCGATTGGATACTGACCCGCATTCTTTGGCTCAGCGGTTGCGAGCCCGGATACAACCGAATGGGCGCGGTCGATACCTTCCGTCGATACATCTATTTGCATGGCACGCCTGATTCAGAGCCCATGGGCGTACCGCTCTCTCACGGCTGCATCAGGCTGCGCAATGCCGACTTGCTCGATCTGTTCCCGCGGGTGCCGGCTGGTTGTGCCGTACAGATAGGCGAAGCGGCATGCCCCGATTGGTCGAGCGCAACGCTGAATTAA
- the nagZ gene encoding beta-N-acetylhexosaminidase produces MQGSLMLDIAGTWLTAEDRQLLRKPEVGGLILFARNIENPRQVQELCRAIRAVRPDILLAVDQEGGRVQRLRRDFIRLPAMREFALRADAQQLAEICGWVMATEVLAVGLDFSFAPVLDLDHQRSAVVGPRAFEGDPQRATELAGAFIKGMHSAGMAATGKHFPGHGWAEADSHVAIPVDERGLEALRQRDLIPFRRLAGELDAVMPAHVIYPQVDDKPAGFSQRWLQDILRKELGFQGVIFSDDLSMAGAHVAGDAASRIEAALAAGCDMGLVCNDRGAAELALSALQRRGAQPSPMLAKMRSRVSGSLEYKQDPRWRASIAALKAAELIV; encoded by the coding sequence ATGCAAGGTTCATTGATGCTGGACATCGCCGGCACTTGGCTGACCGCCGAGGATCGCCAGTTGCTGCGTAAGCCGGAAGTAGGCGGGTTGATTCTGTTCGCGCGCAATATCGAAAACCCGCGTCAGGTGCAGGAACTCTGCCGTGCGATTCGGGCTGTACGGCCTGACATTTTGCTTGCGGTCGATCAGGAGGGCGGACGCGTCCAGCGGCTGCGGCGTGATTTCATTCGCCTACCGGCGATGCGCGAATTCGCGTTGCGTGCTGATGCCCAGCAATTGGCGGAAATCTGCGGTTGGGTGATGGCTACGGAAGTGCTGGCGGTTGGGCTGGATTTCAGCTTCGCGCCAGTGCTCGACCTCGATCATCAGCGCAGCGCAGTGGTTGGTCCACGCGCTTTCGAGGGCGATCCGCAACGCGCTACCGAGCTCGCGGGCGCGTTCATCAAGGGTATGCACAGCGCTGGAATGGCAGCCACAGGCAAGCATTTTCCGGGCCATGGGTGGGCCGAGGCTGATTCGCACGTGGCGATCCCGGTCGATGAGCGAGGGCTCGAGGCGCTTCGCCAGCGTGACCTGATCCCGTTCCGGCGGCTAGCTGGCGAACTGGATGCGGTAATGCCGGCCCATGTGATTTATCCACAAGTAGACGACAAACCGGCTGGTTTCTCTCAACGGTGGCTCCAGGACATCCTGCGCAAAGAGCTGGGTTTCCAGGGCGTGATCTTCAGCGATGATCTGTCGATGGCTGGTGCGCATGTCGCGGGTGATGCGGCGAGTCGCATCGAGGCAGCGCTTGCGGCGGGCTGCGACATGGGGCTGGTGTGTAACGACAGGGGTGCAGCTGAACTGGCACTGTCGGCGCTGCAGCGTCGCGGCGCGCAACCGTCACCGATGCTGGCGAAGATGCGCAGTCGTGTTTCAGGCTCGCTGGAATACAAGCAGGATCCGCGTTGGCGCGCATCGATTGCCGCGCTCAAAGCAGCCGAATTGATCGTTTGA
- a CDS encoding DUF2489 domain-containing protein: MTPLAIVLFVAGLLLIVALAGYALHLWRRVWRREQQLAALQAQQQVALAADLRVLAGSLLDEQVPLIEGAIRIKVLLDNYDSNLGQDPRCQVFQTLFEATEQVPTHAAWKALDKTERRRHEANFSALELQHKAAARRSARWLLDDVLPKAREAA; the protein is encoded by the coding sequence ATGACGCCCCTTGCCATTGTGCTGTTCGTTGCTGGCCTGTTGCTGATTGTGGCGCTGGCTGGATACGCTCTGCATCTGTGGCGCAGGGTCTGGCGCAGAGAGCAACAACTCGCGGCCCTGCAGGCGCAGCAGCAAGTGGCGCTTGCGGCTGATCTGCGCGTGCTCGCCGGCAGCCTGCTCGACGAGCAGGTGCCGCTGATCGAAGGCGCGATTCGGATCAAGGTTCTGCTGGACAATTACGATTCGAACCTTGGGCAGGATCCGCGCTGCCAAGTATTTCAGACGCTCTTCGAGGCAACCGAACAGGTACCCACGCACGCCGCCTGGAAAGCCTTGGACAAAACCGAACGCCGCCGTCACGAAGCCAACTTCAGTGCGCTCGAACTGCAACACAAGGCAGCGGCTCGCCGGTCCGCTCGCTGGTTGCTCGACGACGTCTTGCCGAAAGCTCGGGAAGCCGCCTGA
- a CDS encoding S-methyl-5'-thioinosine phosphorylase translates to MTVHAIIGGTGLTELPGLSLHEAVPMETPYGPPSAEILRGKYAGREILFLARHGHPHRIPPHQVNYRANLWALKRAGAQAIVAVNAVGGIHSAMGSGHLCVPHQLIDYTYGREHTFFEGDIKHVTHVDFSYPYDEPLRQRLIAGLAAEGYLFSSHGVYGCTQGPRLETVAEIARMERDGCDIVGMTGMPEAVLARELELPYACLALVVNPAAGKTIGVITMAEIEAALAEGIVKTRAVLARALG, encoded by the coding sequence ATGACAGTCCACGCCATTATTGGCGGCACCGGGCTCACCGAGCTGCCGGGGCTCAGCCTGCATGAAGCTGTACCCATGGAAACGCCCTACGGCCCGCCATCAGCGGAAATTCTGCGCGGGAAATATGCTGGTCGAGAAATACTCTTTCTGGCGCGCCATGGTCATCCGCATCGCATCCCGCCGCATCAGGTGAACTATCGCGCCAACTTATGGGCGCTCAAGCGCGCCGGGGCGCAGGCGATCGTCGCGGTGAACGCCGTCGGCGGCATCCATTCGGCGATGGGGTCGGGCCACTTGTGTGTACCGCATCAGCTCATTGATTACACCTATGGGCGTGAGCACACCTTCTTCGAGGGCGACATCAAGCACGTCACTCACGTCGATTTCAGCTACCCCTACGACGAACCGCTGCGTCAACGTCTGATTGCCGGTCTGGCTGCCGAGGGCTACCTATTCAGCAGTCATGGCGTTTACGGCTGTACCCAGGGGCCGAGGCTGGAGACAGTGGCCGAAATTGCCAGAATGGAGCGCGATGGGTGCGATATCGTCGGCATGACCGGCATGCCCGAAGCGGTGCTCGCTCGCGAGCTTGAGCTGCCGTACGCCTGCCTGGCACTGGTGGTCAATCCGGCCGCCGGCAAAACCATCGGTGTGATCACAATGGCTGAAATCGAAGCGGCGCTGGCGGAAGGGATAGTCAAGACGCGGGCGGTGCTTGCACGAGCGCTTGGTTGA
- a CDS encoding SEC-C metal-binding domain-containing protein, whose translation MNHETHVHGPDCNHDHDHDHAPHVHGPHCNHSHDPVRNPLKDVGRNDPCPCGSQKKFKKCHGA comes from the coding sequence ATGAACCACGAAACCCACGTGCACGGTCCCGATTGCAATCACGACCACGATCACGACCATGCACCTCATGTTCACGGCCCGCACTGCAATCACAGCCATGATCCGGTACGCAATCCGCTGAAGGATGTCGGCCGCAACGACCCTTGCCCCTGCGGTAGCCAGAAAAAATTCAAGAAGTGCCACGGAGCCTGA